A genomic stretch from Desulfurellaceae bacterium includes:
- a CDS encoding LLM class F420-dependent oxidoreductase — protein MDLGVFSFNTEYTLPADELAKECEARGFESLWLPEHTHIPASRESQYPGGGELPEEYVHMSDPFIGLAAAAAVTTRLKLGTGISLVTEHDPIVQAKQVASLDRISHGRFLFGIGAGWNKEEMANHGTPPAKRWKVLTERVQAMKALWTQDEASYHGEFVNFDRVWSYPKPLTTPHPPILMGSLSSRLGRQRVVDLCDGWIPVETAIDDMPAAIADLHDKARAAGRDPASIPISFFLVHAPGMGRLARYKELGAVRTVVRAPTAGREEILPFLDKYAEVARQLG, from the coding sequence ATGGACCTTGGCGTTTTCAGTTTTAATACCGAGTACACGCTACCGGCCGACGAGCTGGCCAAGGAGTGTGAGGCGCGGGGCTTTGAGTCGTTGTGGCTGCCCGAGCACACCCATATTCCGGCCAGCCGTGAGTCCCAGTACCCGGGCGGCGGCGAGCTGCCCGAAGAGTACGTCCACATGTCCGACCCCTTCATCGGTCTGGCCGCTGCGGCTGCGGTGACCACCAGACTCAAACTCGGCACCGGCATCTCGCTGGTGACCGAGCACGATCCAATCGTGCAGGCCAAGCAGGTCGCCTCGCTGGATCGGATTTCCCATGGGCGGTTTCTTTTCGGTATTGGCGCGGGCTGGAATAAAGAGGAGATGGCCAACCACGGCACGCCGCCGGCCAAACGCTGGAAGGTCTTGACCGAGCGGGTGCAGGCCATGAAAGCGCTGTGGACCCAGGACGAGGCCAGCTATCACGGCGAGTTTGTGAATTTTGACCGGGTGTGGTCCTACCCCAAGCCGCTGACCACACCCCATCCGCCTATTTTGATGGGCAGTCTGAGTTCGCGGCTGGGTCGCCAGCGGGTGGTCGATCTGTGTGACGGCTGGATTCCGGTTGAGACGGCGATTGACGATATGCCGGCCGCGATTGCCGACCTCCACGACAAGGCCCGCGCCGCCGGCCGCGATCCCGCCTCCATCCCGATTTCGTTCTTCCTGGTCCATGCCCCGGGCATGGGCCGGCTCGCACGCTACAAAGAGCTTGGGGCGGTTCGTACCGTTGTGCGCGCGCCGACCGCCGGCCGTGAAGAGATCCTGCCGTTTCTGGACAAATACGCCGAAGTCGCCCGCCAGTTGGGATAG
- a CDS encoding YqgE/AlgH family protein, with the protein MPGKAPFGPSREPWLAIGVGLAVASLAGADELPTADPAELDKGKLLVAARQLADPNFAQSVVLLLGYGRLGALGVIINRPTAVQLSEVVPESLRVTPQAGVVYGGGPVAPSVMLLLFRAAQPPDESLPVFADVYLSGSPSVVEDELARGGTFRMYAGHAGWAPGQLDGEVERGDWHSVSPACGRPVVRADSAYDRPLGGAAAAAHRRPRLRLNPYRLERRGDMNALEEGTEIRLDFKKLGSIADKGLDVVPVVLQHARTGDVLFIGYANELALRETLERGQAVLWSTSRNELWHKGATSGDVLDLVEVRLNCEQNSLLYRVIPRRGGVCHTKDTDGQARPRCYYRRIARSGDALEFV; encoded by the coding sequence AGGCGCCGTTTGGTCCAAGCCGGGAGCCCTGGCTGGCGATAGGGGTCGGCCTGGCCGTGGCCAGCCTGGCCGGTGCCGATGAGCTGCCCACGGCCGATCCGGCCGAGCTGGACAAGGGCAAGCTGCTGGTGGCCGCTCGTCAGCTCGCCGATCCCAATTTCGCCCAGTCAGTTGTCCTGCTGCTCGGCTATGGACGGCTGGGAGCACTGGGCGTGATTATCAATCGTCCCACTGCGGTCCAACTATCTGAGGTCGTGCCCGAGTCCCTCCGAGTCACACCCCAGGCTGGAGTGGTATACGGCGGCGGGCCGGTCGCCCCTTCCGTCATGCTGCTGCTGTTTCGCGCCGCGCAGCCGCCCGACGAGAGCCTGCCCGTCTTTGCCGATGTCTACCTGAGCGGCAGTCCGAGCGTGGTGGAGGACGAACTCGCCCGGGGCGGCACGTTTCGGATGTATGCCGGCCATGCCGGTTGGGCTCCGGGCCAGCTGGACGGCGAGGTGGAGCGGGGGGATTGGCACAGTGTTTCACCGGCCTGCGGAAGACCTGTGGTCCGAGCTGATTCAGCGTACGACCGGCCGCTGGGTGGAGCTGCGGCCGCCGCGCACCGCAGACCACGGCTCAGGCTGAACCCATACAGACTGGAGAGGAGAGGTGACATGAATGCCTTGGAAGAAGGCACCGAGATCAGGCTCGATTTCAAGAAGTTAGGCAGTATCGCGGACAAGGGCCTGGACGTGGTGCCGGTCGTGCTGCAACACGCCCGGACGGGCGACGTGCTGTTTATCGGCTATGCCAACGAGCTGGCCCTGCGGGAAACGCTGGAGCGCGGTCAGGCCGTCCTGTGGTCAACCTCACGCAACGAGCTGTGGCACAAGGGAGCGACCTCGGGCGACGTGCTCGACCTGGTCGAGGTGCGGCTCAACTGCGAGCAGAACTCCCTGCTGTACCGCGTGATTCCCCGCCGCGGCGGGGTGTGTCATACCAAAGACACCGACGGCCAGGCCAGACCGCGCTGCTATTACCGACGGATCGCCCGGAGTGGAGACGCGCTCGAATTTGTCTAA